Genomic DNA from Pseudomonas fluorescens:
GACCAGCGACCGCGCATGAAATCCGGCCAGGTGGCGTCCAGCAGTACGATGCCCTCGGCGGACAGCCCCGGGTTGCCAGGGCACTCGATCGCCACCTTGAGGGCTTCGCGCATCATCCTGCGCACCTCGCCTTCACCGGCAGCGCGGGCGTCAGCGGCGTTCTGGAAGCGCTGGCGCAGGGTTTTGAACGGGGCGAGGCCGCTCTCCTCGACCTGCAACTTGCCGGCCGTCGCGTCCCACCAACGGGTCTTGCAACCTTGGTATTTCGCCCGGGCGGTTTCATCCAGCTTGGCCGAAATAAAAGCCTGGTCGCCAGGGCGATTGTTGGTCGTCACCGACAGTTTTATCTCGGGCAGGACCTTGCCCGACAACGACTTCGCCTGGCCGCGCCGAGCCAGCACATACAGCTCGTTGATCGGCTTGGCGACGGCGTCATAACGATGGGCCAAGCGCGTCAGGAACCCCATGTCGGTTTCGTTGGACTGGTCGATATGCTCGATCTTGATCAGCGCCAGGTCTGGCGCCACCCGGGGAGAAAAACCGTGCCTGGACGTCAGTTGACGAAACAGCGCCCCCAGGGTCGTCGGTCCATGGCTGACGGATCGGCGCTGCTTGAACCCGGTCTGGTCCGCCGCGCTGAACGGCGCGGCCATGGCCACCAAGGTCAGGCGCAACGGGAACAGCGTCGGCGTGCGCCGGGTAATGACGAACTCGCCCTTGTCCACCAGCCCCGACTCCAGGTAGCCGACCCGCAAACCGATTTTCCCACCCAGGCTGGGCAACCCTTCCAGCCCGTCCAGGCTGATGGTGAGGGTCAATTGATCCGACTCGATTCCTGCCGCGTCGACGTGTGTCCAACTGAGCAATCGTGCGTTGAGCAGCGCGGCGTTCGCGCCGTACACTTCCACCGCAGGCGTGAAACCCAATGACATGTTGCCTCCTTAATCCCAGGCCGAAACCGGTGGGGTTGCCACGGGCTTGAGGTCCACTTCCGGCAAGACCACCCATACGCCCGCCGGCAATACAGGCCCCCATTCAGCCAGCCCCGGATTGAGCCGCCAGAGCGCCTCTTCGACGATGTCGTCACAGCGCTCAAGCTCGCGGTACAGCAACAGATTCACCGAATCACCGGCGATACTTCGAACCCTACGCATTGGCGAACTCCGTCAATTCAACCACCCAGCCGACCACCATCGCCGTGCCGTCATCAATGATCTCGGTCTGTGTTTCCGTCACCTTGCTGATCTGCCACAGGCCCCAATTGCGACCGATGCCATCGACCAACGGCACGGGGACTCGCTGCGCCTGCAAGGCGCGCAACTCATCGAGGCGATCCATGGCGGTGGCGTACATCGACTTGCCGGTGATCGTCAGCCCTTGCAGGCCTTGGCCGACCTGGCTGGACTTGGGTTTGCTAGTGAGGATGTCGATGCTCTTCCAGCCACCGTCCGAGGTGCGTACCAGGCTGTGGTACGCAAAG
This window encodes:
- a CDS encoding contractile injection system protein, VgrG/Pvc8 family, with the translated sequence MSLGFTPAVEVYGANAALLNARLLSWTHVDAAGIESDQLTLTISLDGLEGLPSLGGKIGLRVGYLESGLVDKGEFVITRRTPTLFPLRLTLVAMAAPFSAADQTGFKQRRSVSHGPTTLGALFRQLTSRHGFSPRVAPDLALIKIEHIDQSNETDMGFLTRLAHRYDAVAKPINELYVLARRGQAKSLSGKVLPEIKLSVTTNNRPGDQAFISAKLDETARAKYQGCKTRWWDATAGKLQVEESGLAPFKTLRQRFQNAADARAAGEGEVRRMMREALKVAIECPGNPGLSAEGIVLLDATWPDFMRGRWSIDKVTASGDREKSYRCLIDATCLDAKA
- a CDS encoding phage tail protein — encoded protein: MRQQMALGSFIFGLSRNFAYHSLVRTSDGGWKSIDILTSKPKSSQVGQGLQGLTITGKSMYATAMDRLDELRALQAQRVPVPLVDGIGRNWGLWQISKVTETQTEIIDDGTAMVVGWVVELTEFANA
- a CDS encoding tail protein X, encoding MRRVRSIAGDSVNLLLYRELERCDDIVEEALWRLNPGLAEWGPVLPAGVWVVLPEVDLKPVATPPVSAWD